A region of Dermochelys coriacea isolate rDerCor1 chromosome 1, rDerCor1.pri.v4, whole genome shotgun sequence DNA encodes the following proteins:
- the LOC119843708 gene encoding anionic trypsin-like isoform X2 — MLIKLATPAALNSRIATIPLPSACVVAGTQCLISGWGNTLSSGSNYPELLQCLDAPVLTDAECNAAYPGQITTNMICVGFPEGGKDSCQGDSGGPVVCSGELQGIVSWGIGCALQGYPGVYTKVCNYVDWIKKIIAAY, encoded by the exons ATGCTGATCAAGTTGGCAACCCCAGCTGCCTTGAACTCCCGTATCGCAACCATCCCTCTTCCCTCTGCTTGTGTGGTTGCTGGGACTCAGTGCCTGATTTCTGGGTGGGGAAACACCCTCAGCAGTGGCT CTAACTACCCTGAGCTTCTCCAGTGTCTGGATGCTCCAGTCCTGACTGATGCTGAGTGCAATGCTGCTTACCCAGGACAAATCACTACAAACATGATCTGCGTGGGATTCCCTGAGGGTGGCAAAGATTCCTGCCAG GGCGATTCTGGTGGCCCAGTCGTGTGCAGCGGTGAGCTCCAAGGAATTGTGTCCTGGGGGATTGGGTGTGCTCTGCAGGGTTATCCTGGAGTCTACACCAAGGTCTGCAACTATGTTGACTGGATCAAGAAGATCATTGCTGCCTACTAG